TGCCACGCCGTCACGCTGCCGCGATTCGCGCGTGCAGTGAACAACTGGAGAGATTTTCATGCTCGGAACCTACCTGCGCCTTGTGGCCACCATGAGCCTTTGGGGCGGCACGTTCATTGCCGGGCGGCTGCTCTCCCATGTGGGTCCGTCCACGGCTTCGCTGATGCGGTTTACCGTGGCCGGGCTGTTTATGATTCTGCTCTGCCACCGGCTGGAAGGCGGGGTGCCGCGCCTGAATCGTCGACAGATTCTGCCGGTGCTCCTGCTCGGATTCACGGGCGTGTTTCTCTACAACTATTGTTTCTTTTCCGGGCTGCAAACCGTTACAGCGGGCCGGGCCTCCCTGATCATCGCTGGTAATCCCGTGTTCATTGCCGCGTTCGCGGCCCTGTTCTTTCGTGAAGGATTCGGCAAGCTCAAGGCCGTGGGCCTGGCGCTCTCCATTACCGGCGCCCTGACCGTGATCTCACGCGGTCATCTGGATGCGATCCTGGCCCAGGTGCGGCCCGGGGATCTGTTCATCCTGGGCTGCGTGTTCGCTTGGAGCAGCTACACCCTGCTAGGAAAAAAGGTCATGGCAGGGCTTTCCCCCGTGGGTGCGGTGACCTGGTCATGTCTGGCGGGCATGGTCTTTTTGCTGCCCATGGCCCTGCGGGAAGGCGTTGCCGCCCACCTTGCCGGAGCCACGCCCATGGAGTGGGGCGCCATGCTCTACCTGGGCGTGTTCGGCACGGGCGTGGGCTTTTCCTGGTACTATCAGGGCATCCGCACCCTGGGCGCTTCCCGGGCTGGCGTATTCATCAACCTGGTACCCGTGAACGCGGTGTTCATGGGGTGGCTGCTCCTCGGCGAACCCGTGGACTTTTCGCTATTTGTGGGCGCTGCCTTGATTTTTACGGGCGTGTACCTGGTGAACCGTCCAAAAAACGCCCCGGCTCCGGTGGCGATTCCCGTATCCCCCAGCGCACGCCGCTGAACGGGTAATTCAAAATTTTGGTCCGGGCCAGTTCGTCCTCGTCTTCGGGCAGGCGGCTGGCGCTCCGGGTCCGCTTTAATCCAAACTCCCGCGTTGCAGGCTAGTAATTTTGTTCAGCTATTTCAAATTATTAGCTGTTAGCCTTCTCCCCTTCCCCCGGCAGTTCAAAAATTTGATCGCGTTCGGCTGCCTCCCGTTTCGGAGTGCAAAAAATTGTACTGCTTCAGAGCACCGGCTGGGTGGACACGTTCTTTATTTGTAACGTAAAATATTAAAATAAAACAATATATTTTTTTATCCTACGAAGGAATGCCGCTGGCACGCTGCTTGCTACATCTAAAACATCCTTCACACTTCCTTCTTTGAGAATTTCTGAGGCTCCTTCGGGAGCCTCTTCTCGTTTTTGTCGGGATAAAGAATGAAATCTGCCTCCGGCGGCCAAAGGGTCCGCGACCCTTTGGAATCCCTTTTCCCGGTCTCGCGCTGCGCGCGGCCGGGGGCATAGGGTGGGATGGAGTCCGGAGAGTGGCAAGGCGGAGCAGCGCGGCGGCGTGTCGTTCTGTTGCC
Above is a genomic segment from Paucidesulfovibrio gracilis DSM 16080 containing:
- a CDS encoding DMT family transporter, encoding MLGTYLRLVATMSLWGGTFIAGRLLSHVGPSTASLMRFTVAGLFMILLCHRLEGGVPRLNRRQILPVLLLGFTGVFLYNYCFFSGLQTVTAGRASLIIAGNPVFIAAFAALFFREGFGKLKAVGLALSITGALTVISRGHLDAILAQVRPGDLFILGCVFAWSSYTLLGKKVMAGLSPVGAVTWSCLAGMVFLLPMALREGVAAHLAGATPMEWGAMLYLGVFGTGVGFSWYYQGIRTLGASRAGVFINLVPVNAVFMGWLLLGEPVDFSLFVGAALIFTGVYLVNRPKNAPAPVAIPVSPSARR